A portion of the Acidobacteriota bacterium genome contains these proteins:
- a CDS encoding PaaI family thioesterase, with product MNEKTEPPAEAPAQGSPFGQLLGFQPLRAAAGHVAVQLPFSQNHLQTHGRIHGGALFALADHASGWAVHTMLEPSEQCATLEMKINYIGALRDEDCVAEARVVHKGRTSVVVEAEIRSAAGRLVAKTLATFIVLRGDRPG from the coding sequence ATGAATGAAAAGACTGAGCCGCCAGCCGAAGCGCCCGCGCAAGGTTCACCGTTTGGACAACTGCTCGGCTTTCAACCGTTGCGTGCCGCAGCAGGACACGTGGCGGTGCAGTTGCCGTTTTCCCAAAACCATCTGCAAACGCACGGACGCATTCATGGCGGAGCCTTGTTTGCCCTGGCCGATCATGCGAGCGGGTGGGCGGTGCACACCATGCTGGAACCGAGTGAGCAATGCGCCACGTTGGAAATGAAAATTAATTACATTGGCGCGCTTCGTGATGAAGATTGTGTGGCCGAAGCTCGGGTCGTGCACAAAGGGCGCACCAGCGTCGTGGTCGAGGCTGAGATTCGCAGCGCTGCCGGGCGGCTGGTGGCGAAAACGCTGGCGACGTTTATCGTCTTGCGTGGTGACCGGCCAGGCTAG
- a CDS encoding YihY/virulence factor BrkB family protein: MNEQTETAIAPPAAGARGFKFYAQGTWLFLKKMWPAIWDLTESETYVHASSIAFNVLMSFFSFLVLLGSFLVNVLGWQQGYETCYRLMIALVPAESRTLFDSLDQVTRGPGGKATLVSFALLIFSSSGIFQPLELALNRSWKFPERNVIKQYLLYMPLVLVCSVIILLAIAIASPWDYLLGKLLGDAAIRKPIFAVIATIISLPFLVLLFFAVYYVVPNGKVHRVQIFFASAATAVLWMITTLGFRVVMPLLDFKGSYKQLSSLMALITWVFISSFILILGANLSARDVLPKSWTRSK, translated from the coding sequence ATGAACGAACAAACCGAAACCGCCATTGCCCCACCCGCTGCCGGAGCGCGTGGCTTCAAGTTTTATGCGCAGGGCACCTGGCTCTTTTTGAAAAAGATGTGGCCCGCGATCTGGGATTTAACCGAGAGCGAGACCTACGTGCACGCCTCGTCCATCGCCTTCAACGTGCTGATGTCGTTCTTTTCGTTTCTGGTCCTGCTGGGCAGCTTTCTGGTCAACGTCCTCGGTTGGCAGCAAGGCTATGAAACCTGTTACCGGCTCATGATTGCGCTGGTACCGGCGGAATCGCGGACCTTGTTCGACAGTCTGGATCAAGTCACGCGCGGGCCGGGTGGCAAGGCCACGCTGGTTTCATTTGCGCTGCTGATCTTTTCCAGTTCGGGTATTTTTCAGCCGCTTGAACTCGCCTTGAATCGTTCGTGGAAGTTCCCCGAACGCAACGTCATCAAACAATACTTGCTGTACATGCCGCTGGTGTTGGTGTGCAGCGTCATCATCCTGCTTGCAATTGCGATTGCCAGCCCCTGGGATTATTTGCTGGGCAAGCTGCTGGGCGATGCCGCGATTCGCAAGCCGATCTTTGCGGTGATTGCGACGATCATCTCGCTGCCGTTTTTGGTGCTGCTCTTTTTTGCCGTGTATTACGTCGTGCCCAACGGCAAGGTGCATCGCGTGCAAATCTTTTTCGCCTCGGCAGCGACGGCGGTGCTGTGGATGATCACGACGTTGGGGTTCAGAGTGGTGATGCCGTTGCTGGATTTCAAAGGCAGCTACAAACAGCTTTCGTCGCTGATGGCGCTGATCACGTGGGTGTTCATCTCGTCATTTATTCTGATCTTGGGCGCGAATCTGTCGGCACGCGATGTGTTGCCGAAAAGCTGGACGCGGTCGAAGTAA
- a CDS encoding carbon-nitrogen hydrolase family protein: MWPNAQKPSQAEESNTPPSVVVVAAVQAAPIYQNLERSLARALELIAEAARRRAQLVVFPEAWLPGYPAWLDVCRDVAVFDNPAIKRLFAQLVEQSVVVPGPITEALGNAAREHHLTLVIGVNERIIEGSGRGTLYNTVLTFGPDGALLNRHRKLVPTFNERLIWGPGDGNSLQVVETSAGRIGSLICWEHWMPLVRQTLHVAGEDIHVALWPTVKEMYQIAARHYAFEGRCFVLSVGSIMRRQDLPRELELAPSFAQSNSEFVLSGGSSIVGPDGQYVAGPSFDSEVIILARINLDRIREESMTLDVTGHYNRPDLFDFDYKVRGLLGKPQNTELPQLNTGSLNPAFIQEIAPAVNPSAPTEILPSTESAPVVNGPPGADVVTPIRKLAAVPSPQAAAQPEPPIQKAEQR; encoded by the coding sequence ATGTGGCCTAACGCGCAGAAACCTTCGCAAGCTGAGGAATCAAACACACCACCCTCCGTGGTCGTCGTGGCTGCTGTCCAAGCCGCACCCATCTATCAAAACCTGGAACGCAGCTTGGCGCGCGCGTTGGAACTGATCGCGGAAGCCGCGCGCCGTCGTGCTCAACTGGTCGTCTTTCCCGAAGCCTGGTTGCCGGGCTATCCCGCCTGGCTGGATGTTTGCCGCGACGTGGCCGTGTTTGACAATCCGGCGATCAAACGCCTCTTTGCGCAACTGGTCGAGCAAAGCGTCGTCGTCCCCGGCCCCATCACCGAAGCCCTGGGCAATGCCGCCCGCGAACACCATCTAACCCTCGTCATCGGCGTCAACGAACGCATCATCGAAGGCTCCGGGCGCGGCACGTTATACAACACCGTGCTGACGTTCGGCCCTGATGGCGCATTGCTCAACCGGCACCGCAAGCTTGTCCCCACGTTCAATGAACGCCTGATCTGGGGGCCTGGCGACGGCAACAGCTTGCAGGTCGTTGAGACTTCGGCTGGACGCATTGGCAGTTTGATCTGCTGGGAACACTGGATGCCGCTCGTGCGCCAAACCTTGCACGTGGCGGGCGAAGACATACACGTGGCGCTCTGGCCCACGGTCAAAGAGATGTACCAGATTGCCGCGCGCCATTACGCCTTTGAGGGCCGCTGCTTTGTGCTTTCGGTCGGCAGCATCATGCGCCGCCAGGATTTGCCGCGCGAATTGGAACTCGCGCCGTCCTTCGCCCAATCGAACAGCGAATTTGTGCTGAGCGGCGGCAGCTCGATTGTCGGCCCCGACGGGCAATACGTGGCCGGTCCGTCCTTCGATTCCGAAGTCATCATCCTGGCGCGCATCAATCTGGATCGCATCCGCGAAGAAAGCATGACCCTGGACGTCACCGGTCATTACAATCGGCCCGACCTCTTCGACTTTGATTACAAAGTGCGCGGCTTGCTGGGCAAACCGCAAAACACCGAATTGCCGCAACTCAATACCGGCTCCTTGAACCCTGCGTTCATTCAGGAAATTGCGCCCGCCGTCAATCCTTCTGCGCCAACCGAAATCTTGCCATCAACGGAGTCGGCTCCGGTGGTCAATGGGCCGCCGGGTGCCGATGTCGTCACACCGATTCGCAAACTGGCCGCCGTGCCTTCGCCACAGGCCGCAGCCCAACCTGAACCGCCAATTCAAAAGGCTGAACAGCGCTGA
- a CDS encoding VWA domain-containing protein has translation MNRPIFASFLFVSFMLTLAFGVNFHAAAQSGRRSQPAPTPTPGQKQETTPPLNQPSQKPEVPDDSDTIKIDTSLVSIPVTALDRGGRYIPFLKKEDFRVYEDGVEQEVADFTSVTMPLHVVLLLDVSRSTAFKHEDIQAAAIAFVEQLRGDDQIMVVSFDDRVYVDSEFTSDRARLRRAIYGTRIGGGTSLYEAVDLVVSERLKRIEGRKAIVLFTDGVDTTSKGVRARDTIAEVEESDVVVFPIQYNTEDQMPGGYGGRRNPGGLPPIINIPPSGGGRRRWPFMPLMPWPQWGNAQFPGGQWPQRGPNHGQYVDAGEYLRQLADRSGGRLYRAETLGNVHSAFTSIAEELRYQYALSYYPSNTAQDGTYRRVRVQAKLPNVVIRAREGYRAKGTPDGKDSGKDRPILRPRQLAGTGQ, from the coding sequence ATGAATAGACCGATCTTCGCAAGCTTTCTCTTCGTTTCGTTCATGCTCACGCTGGCCTTCGGCGTCAATTTCCATGCTGCCGCGCAATCGGGCCGCCGTTCGCAACCTGCACCGACGCCTACACCTGGACAGAAACAGGAAACTACGCCACCGCTGAACCAGCCATCGCAAAAACCCGAAGTGCCGGATGACAGCGACACGATCAAAATTGATACGAGCTTGGTTTCGATTCCCGTGACGGCGCTGGATCGCGGCGGACGCTACATCCCGTTTTTGAAGAAAGAAGACTTTCGCGTTTACGAAGACGGGGTTGAGCAAGAGGTAGCCGATTTCACCTCGGTCACGATGCCGTTGCACGTCGTCCTGCTGCTGGACGTTTCGCGCAGCACCGCCTTCAAACACGAAGACATTCAGGCCGCCGCCATCGCCTTTGTCGAACAATTGCGCGGCGATGACCAAATCATGGTCGTCTCGTTCGATGATCGCGTGTATGTGGATTCCGAATTCACCAGCGACCGCGCGCGCTTGCGCCGGGCCATTTACGGCACGCGCATCGGCGGCGGCACCAGCCTTTATGAAGCGGTTGATCTGGTCGTCAGCGAACGCCTCAAACGCATCGAAGGCCGCAAAGCCATCGTGCTCTTTACCGATGGCGTAGATACCACCAGCAAAGGCGTGCGCGCCCGCGACACTATCGCAGAGGTCGAAGAATCGGACGTGGTCGTTTTCCCAATTCAATACAACACCGAAGACCAGATGCCAGGTGGTTATGGTGGCCGGCGCAATCCTGGCGGTTTACCACCGATCATCAATATCCCTCCGTCAGGCGGCGGGCGTCGCCGCTGGCCCTTCATGCCATTGATGCCGTGGCCGCAATGGGGCAATGCGCAATTTCCCGGTGGCCAATGGCCGCAACGCGGGCCGAATCACGGTCAATATGTGGATGCGGGCGAATATCTGCGGCAACTGGCGGATCGCAGCGGCGGTAGGCTTTACCGCGCCGAAACACTCGGCAATGTGCACAGTGCCTTTACCAGCATTGCCGAAGAACTACGCTATCAATACGCGCTGAGTTACTACCCATCCAACACGGCGCAAGATGGCACTTATCGCCGCGTGCGCGTGCAAGCCAAACTCCCCAACGTCGTCATCCGTGCCCGCGAAGGCTATCGCGCAAAGGGCACACCGGACGGCAAAGATAGCGGCAAAGACCGCCCGATTCTGCGCCCACGCCAGTTGGCGGGCACGGGGCAATAG